The Thermanaerovibrio acidaminovorans DSM 6589 genome contains a region encoding:
- a CDS encoding ABC transporter ATP-binding protein — MSQERTPILSVRGLVVNYGAIKALQGVDLDVYPGEIVAVIGANGAGKSTLMNAVMGSVPRQGGKIFLDGEELPTKSYQVVTRGVAISPEGRKVFAPLTVKENLLMGAFPQKSDEQIRSDMRKIFDLFPRLEERMNQYAGTLSGGEQQMLAIGRALMARPRVLLLDEPSLGLAPIIIKEIFKELKRINEEMGLTILIVEQNARQALMLSHRAYVLQTGHMIMEGPSTELLNDPHVEEAYLGGKKR; from the coding sequence ATGAGCCAGGAGCGGACGCCGATCCTTTCTGTGAGGGGCCTTGTGGTGAACTACGGGGCCATAAAGGCCCTTCAGGGAGTTGACCTGGACGTGTATCCCGGGGAGATAGTGGCGGTCATAGGAGCCAACGGGGCGGGCAAATCCACCCTCATGAACGCCGTAATGGGCAGCGTTCCCCGCCAGGGTGGCAAGATATTCCTTGACGGGGAGGAGCTCCCAACCAAGAGCTACCAGGTGGTAACCCGGGGGGTTGCCATATCGCCCGAGGGCAGGAAGGTCTTCGCCCCGCTGACCGTGAAGGAGAACCTGCTTATGGGGGCCTTCCCGCAGAAGTCCGATGAGCAGATAAGGTCCGACATGCGCAAGATCTTCGATCTGTTTCCACGGCTGGAGGAGCGGATGAACCAGTACGCCGGGACCCTCTCCGGGGGAGAGCAACAGATGTTAGCCATAGGCAGGGCGCTCATGGCCCGTCCCAGGGTCCTCTTGCTGGACGAGCCCTCGCTGGGGCTGGCACCGATAATAATCAAGGAGATATTCAAGGAGCTCAAGCGGATCAACGAGGAGATGGGGCTAACGATCCTCATCGTGGAGCAGAACGCCAGGCAGGCGCTGATGCTTTCCCACCGGGCCTACGTGCTCCAGACGGGGCACATGATCATGGAGGGCCCCTCCACGGAGTTGCTCAACGACCCCCACGTGGAGGAGGCCTACCTGGGGGGTAAGAAGAGGTAG
- a CDS encoding DUF3343 domain-containing protein, whose translation MECIATFETTHMALLFERTMRKNGLNVKIVPVPRSLSSSCGLACRYPCEEEERVRSMVQEGQIDVSGYHRL comes from the coding sequence TTGGAGTGCATCGCCACCTTTGAGACCACCCACATGGCCCTTCTCTTCGAGCGGACCATGAGGAAAAACGGACTCAACGTCAAGATAGTGCCGGTCCCCCGATCGCTGTCCTCCAGTTGCGGCCTGGCCTGCCGGTACCCCTGCGAGGAGGAGGAGCGGGTAAGATCCATGGTCCAGGAGGGCCAAATAGACGTGTCGGGGTATCATCGGCTGTAA
- a CDS encoding OmpH family outer membrane protein, whose translation MKFNFRFVGVMLVATMLLALLGGVAMANEKVGVLDPQKVLYMHPKFNQTQNQIKTMMDKKQAEMKAAIDKEKDNNKKAQIFEAKRREAAAEEKKLMDPIFKDIDTAIRTVCKNKGITLVVAKDSVFYGGIDITDDVLQEVKKQAAK comes from the coding sequence ATGAAGTTCAACTTTAGGTTTGTGGGCGTCATGTTGGTGGCCACCATGCTTCTGGCCCTTCTAGGTGGGGTAGCCATGGCTAATGAGAAGGTGGGTGTCCTGGATCCCCAGAAGGTCCTCTACATGCACCCCAAGTTCAACCAGACCCAGAACCAGATAAAGACCATGATGGACAAGAAGCAGGCGGAGATGAAGGCCGCCATCGACAAGGAGAAGGACAACAACAAGAAGGCCCAGATCTTCGAGGCCAAGAGGCGCGAGGCGGCGGCGGAGGAGAAGAAGCTTATGGATCCCATCTTCAAGGACATCGACACCGCCATTCGCACGGTCTGCAAGAACAAGGGCATAACCCTTGTGGTGGCCAAGGACTCGGTCTTCTACGGGGGCATAGACATCACCGATGACGTGCTCCAGGAGGTCAAGAAGCAGGCGGCCAAGTAA
- a CDS encoding ABC transporter ATP-binding protein, with amino-acid sequence MSFVLELSGVSKNFGGVKAVQNMTFSLEKGELAALIGPNGAGKTTIFNLITGVYDVSEGKITFKGEDITPLKTYEVIGRGIARTFQNLRLFQSSSVLENVMTACQQHYKYSFAEAFTHLGRWRSMEEANRKLSMELLDRVGLADRAHQLAGTLPYGLQRRLEIARALSLKPELLLLDEPAAGMNPEEVEQLNELIVGIHRDFGLTILVIEHHMELVMAICPHIICMNFGAKIAEGGPEEIQSHPEVLKAYLGEEE; translated from the coding sequence ATGTCCTTCGTGTTAGAGCTTTCAGGGGTGAGCAAGAACTTCGGCGGAGTCAAGGCGGTCCAGAACATGACCTTCTCGCTGGAGAAGGGGGAGCTGGCGGCCCTGATAGGCCCCAACGGGGCGGGGAAGACCACCATCTTCAACCTGATAACCGGGGTCTACGACGTCTCGGAGGGGAAGATAACCTTTAAGGGGGAGGACATAACCCCCCTCAAGACCTACGAGGTCATAGGCCGTGGTATCGCCAGGACGTTCCAGAACCTGAGGCTCTTTCAGTCCTCGTCGGTGCTGGAGAACGTGATGACCGCCTGCCAGCAGCACTACAAGTACAGCTTCGCCGAGGCCTTCACCCACCTGGGGCGCTGGAGGTCCATGGAGGAGGCCAACCGGAAGCTGAGCATGGAGCTGCTGGACCGGGTCGGGCTGGCGGATCGGGCTCATCAGCTTGCGGGGACCCTGCCCTACGGACTTCAGAGACGGCTTGAGATCGCCCGGGCCCTGTCGCTGAAGCCGGAGCTGTTGCTGCTTGACGAGCCCGCGGCGGGGATGAACCCCGAAGAGGTGGAACAGCTCAACGAGCTCATAGTGGGCATCCACCGGGACTTCGGCCTCACCATCCTGGTGATCGAGCACCACATGGAGCTGGTCATGGCCATATGTCCCCACATAATCTGCATGAACTTCGGCGCCAAGATAGCCGAGGGTGGCCCGGAGGAGATCCAGAGCCATCCGGAGGTCCTAAAGGCCTACCTTGGGGAGGAGGAGTGA
- the pseC gene encoding UDP-4-amino-4,6-dideoxy-N-acetyl-beta-L-altrosamine transaminase yields the protein MAFIPYGRQYVDDDDVAAVVKVLRGDWLTQGPNVADFEEAFAQKVGARFAVSFSNGTAALHGAYYAAGVGKGDQVITSPMTFVATANAARFLGAHVRFVDVDPSTLCMDPDRLQEMVSPRTKVIAPVSYAGYPVPLDKITAVARSVGAIVVEDACHALGASREGGMVGAQADMTVFSFHPVKHITTAEGGMVTTNNEELARRLRLFRSHGVERDPSRMSRNDGPWYYEMVDLGYNYRLTDIQCALGLSQLAKLDRFVQARRRIARRYAELLKGVPPVGLPPHHPGHSYHLYPIRVPAERRRDVFEALRREGVGVQVHYLPVHMHPYYKDLYGIPDDDLPNALNYYRETISLPMFPSLEDHEQDRVVELLSSYLG from the coding sequence TTGGCTTTCATTCCCTATGGAAGGCAGTATGTCGACGACGATGACGTTGCGGCGGTGGTGAAGGTCCTAAGGGGCGATTGGCTTACCCAGGGACCCAACGTGGCGGATTTTGAGGAGGCCTTTGCCCAAAAGGTGGGGGCTAGGTTCGCGGTATCGTTCTCAAATGGCACTGCTGCTTTGCATGGAGCCTACTACGCCGCTGGGGTGGGAAAAGGGGACCAGGTGATCACGTCACCGATGACCTTCGTGGCAACCGCGAACGCCGCCCGGTTCCTAGGAGCCCACGTTAGGTTCGTGGACGTGGATCCCTCAACGCTGTGCATGGACCCCGACCGCCTGCAGGAGATGGTCTCCCCAAGAACCAAGGTTATAGCCCCGGTGAGCTATGCCGGCTACCCGGTCCCGCTGGACAAGATAACCGCCGTGGCCAGGTCCGTGGGAGCTATTGTGGTGGAGGACGCCTGCCATGCCCTTGGGGCCTCAAGGGAGGGGGGGATGGTGGGAGCCCAGGCGGACATGACGGTATTCAGCTTCCACCCGGTGAAACACATAACCACCGCTGAGGGCGGCATGGTGACCACCAACAACGAGGAGCTGGCCCGCAGGCTCCGTCTCTTCAGATCCCACGGGGTAGAGAGGGATCCCTCCAGGATGAGCCGAAACGATGGCCCCTGGTACTACGAGATGGTGGATCTGGGGTACAACTACCGCCTCACAGACATCCAGTGTGCCCTTGGCCTGTCCCAGCTGGCCAAGCTGGACCGGTTTGTGCAGGCCCGCCGAAGGATAGCCCGAAGGTATGCGGAGCTTCTCAAAGGGGTTCCCCCCGTGGGGCTCCCGCCTCATCACCCGGGACACTCGTACCACCTGTACCCCATAAGGGTTCCCGCCGAGCGGAGACGGGATGTATTTGAGGCCCTGAGAAGGGAGGGGGTGGGGGTACAGGTTCACTACCTTCCGGTTCACATGCACCCCTACTATAAAGACCTGTACGGGATCCCCGATGACGATCTGCCCAATGCCTTGAATTATTACCGGGAGACCATATCACTGCCCATGTTCCCATCCCTTGAAGACCATGAGCAGGATAGGGTGGTGGAGCTTTTATCCAGCTACCTGGGGTAG
- a CDS encoding branched-chain amino acid ABC transporter permease, giving the protein MDQYLQGIIILLCINCIAAMGVSLLTGFTGIFSLGHAGYMAVGAYAVAILTVEHEIPWALALIAAGLFAALLAFVVGVPTLKLMGDYYAIASIGLGEAIRLIIENWQSVTRGARGYPGIEDFVSAPVAVGIALLLGTFMFFLVQSNFGRGFKACRDDYLAASLLGFNTARYRVLSLTISGFYCGIAGGMLAGFMGFIQPVMFDINKSTELTAVVVFGGLGSLSGTLIGTTVITLVTELFRPISQYRMLIYGLVLVLIMVLRPEGIMGQRELKSVITSMFKPKKTSPKEVA; this is encoded by the coding sequence ATGGATCAGTACCTACAGGGAATAATCATCCTCCTCTGCATAAACTGCATAGCCGCCATGGGGGTCAGCCTTCTCACCGGCTTCACCGGCATCTTCAGCCTTGGGCATGCGGGCTACATGGCGGTTGGGGCCTACGCGGTGGCGATCCTCACGGTGGAGCACGAGATCCCCTGGGCCCTCGCATTGATAGCCGCGGGACTCTTCGCCGCCCTGTTGGCCTTCGTGGTGGGGGTTCCCACCCTGAAGCTCATGGGGGACTACTATGCCATCGCATCCATAGGCCTTGGTGAGGCCATAAGGCTCATCATCGAGAACTGGCAGTCCGTCACCCGGGGGGCCAGGGGTTACCCGGGAATCGAGGACTTCGTCAGCGCCCCCGTGGCGGTGGGGATAGCCCTGTTGCTGGGCACCTTCATGTTCTTCCTGGTGCAAAGCAACTTCGGCAGGGGTTTCAAGGCCTGTCGGGACGACTACCTGGCCGCCTCCCTTCTGGGCTTCAACACCGCCCGCTATCGGGTACTTTCCCTCACCATATCGGGATTCTACTGCGGAATAGCGGGGGGTATGCTGGCGGGGTTCATGGGGTTCATACAGCCAGTGATGTTCGACATAAACAAGTCCACGGAGCTCACCGCGGTGGTGGTCTTCGGGGGGCTGGGGTCCCTCAGCGGGACGCTGATAGGCACAACGGTCATAACCCTGGTGACCGAGCTCTTCAGGCCCATCTCCCAGTACCGGATGCTGATATACGGCTTGGTGCTGGTGCTGATCATGGTCCTGCGGCCCGAGGGGATAATGGGCCAGCGGGAGCTGAAGAGCGTGATCACCAGCATGTTCAAGCCCAAGAAGACCAGCCCCAAGGAGGTGGCCTAG
- the pseB gene encoding UDP-N-acetylglucosamine 4,6-dehydratase (inverting), producing MFDGSSVLITGGTGSFGKAFVRRILDNYKPRRVVIYSRDELKQSEMERDFDCPFLRFFIGDVRDLDRLRLAMRDVDYVVHAAALKQVPAAEYNPMECIKTNIVGAWNVVQAAIDLEVEKVVALSTDKAANPINLYGATKLCSDKIFVSANNIAGTHRTRFSVVRYGNVVGSRGSVVPVFKSMIEKGAKFLPITDARMTRFWITLQQGVDFVLKAFARMRQGEIFVPKIPSARIVDLATAMAPQLPQRVVGIRPGEKLHEVLCPKDEAFNTLEFHDHFVVKPAITFQEGVDYSINPLGETGKPVEDGFEYQSGSNPWFLSVEDIRTLVGGPFGR from the coding sequence TTGTTCGACGGCTCTTCTGTCCTTATAACCGGGGGAACCGGGTCCTTCGGAAAGGCGTTTGTTCGACGAATTCTAGATAACTACAAGCCCCGAAGGGTGGTTATATACTCCAGGGACGAGCTCAAACAGTCTGAGATGGAGAGGGATTTTGACTGCCCATTCCTTAGGTTCTTTATAGGAGATGTGAGGGACCTCGATCGCTTGCGCTTGGCCATGAGGGACGTAGATTATGTGGTCCATGCGGCGGCACTGAAACAGGTCCCGGCCGCTGAGTATAACCCCATGGAGTGCATCAAGACCAACATTGTTGGAGCCTGGAACGTGGTCCAGGCGGCCATTGACCTGGAGGTTGAGAAGGTGGTTGCCCTTTCAACCGATAAAGCGGCCAACCCCATAAACCTATACGGGGCAACGAAGCTCTGCTCCGATAAGATATTTGTGTCCGCCAACAACATAGCGGGTACCCACAGGACCCGATTTTCGGTCGTTCGCTATGGCAATGTGGTTGGATCAAGGGGATCCGTGGTTCCGGTATTCAAGTCCATGATTGAAAAGGGAGCCAAGTTCCTTCCGATAACGGATGCGAGGATGACTCGTTTCTGGATAACCCTTCAGCAAGGAGTTGACTTCGTCCTCAAAGCCTTTGCCAGGATGCGGCAAGGGGAGATCTTCGTTCCCAAGATTCCCTCCGCGCGAATAGTTGACCTGGCAACCGCCATGGCCCCGCAGCTTCCCCAGCGGGTGGTGGGTATTCGCCCCGGAGAGAAGCTTCACGAGGTCCTGTGCCCCAAAGATGAGGCATTCAATACTTTGGAATTTCATGACCATTTTGTGGTGAAACCCGCCATAACCTTCCAGGAGGGGGTTGACTACTCCATAAACCCCCTTGGAGAGACGGGTAAACCGGTGGAGGATGGGTTTGAGTATCAGTCGGGGTCGAATCCATGGTTTCTATCCGTCGAGGATATAAGGACCTTGGTGGGGGGCCCCTTTGGGAGGTAA